TCTTCAGTCTTTTATAAATAAGAGTTTTGACTAACTCTCTAGAAACATTCAGTTATGTTTCTTGAGCACCCTACCccatgccaggtactgtgctagggcGCAGGATACTTACATATGGGAATAAAAGTAACAGAAAAGTTACaacaaatgttagaaaaaaagaGGTATAATTATAGAGGGAATTAGCCTAGTTAGGAAGGTCATAATCAGGCTGGCAGTGAACCAGCCCCTGGTCTGGGCACTTTAGAAGCACCAGCTCACTCCTCTCAACTCTAAGAAGGTTCCGTCATCAGGCTAAGTttcccaacatcacacagctgaTGGAGGTGAAGAAAAAACAGGCGTTAACTGTGCAGATTCACTGGAAAGGCTTTCTGGCAGAGGAAACTACGTACAAAGGCCATGTAGGAAGCACCATGGGGCATTCAGGGGAGTGAAAGAAAGCAAGTATAGCTAAAGCAAAGATGATAATGGGGAGAAGGATTTCTaggggcagaggaggagctgaAGAGACAGGAGGGGCCAGATGCCACAGCCTGGTCAGTCATGTCAAGGATTTTAGTATTCTACAAGCAGTGGTAAAACATTGTCATCAGACAAGAGTGGTGATAGAAGACCTGTGTCTAATAACAATCACTGGCTGGTAAGGGAAGGACAGGAAATGTACTTTGGCTTTAGCGATGTGTAGAGGTCACATTAGTGAGAGTGAAGCACTGAGGCAAGAGATGGTGAACAGCTTGGTCCATGAAATGGATGCAAACAAAAGATACTTGGCAGCTAAAACAGACGGGAGTTAGTGATGACTTGAATCTGGAGTTTGGGGAGAGGGAAGTATTGAGGATGAATTCTAGGTTTCTGGATTGTAGTAACTAGTGAATGGAAGTAACGTGTAATAGGGAATGCTAGAAGAGACTCAGGCGTAGGGAGTAGAAGGTAATGAGTTCAGTTTGGGCTGTGTTGAGTTGAGAAATGCAGATGGCTGTCAAGTAGGACAGTTGGAAATACTggtctgaagctcagagaaaaggGCCAGGCTAGAGatttaaatcttttgcctattttagtGGCTATGAAAGCAGGATGAGACTGCCTGGGTCCAGCATTTGGAGTGAGACAGGGCTTAGGGCTGAGTGTTGTGGAGTTCCAACATTCGATTGGCGTATCATGAAGGATGACCTTGCAAAGGAAGCAGAAGGTATGGCTAGGGAGGTAGGAAGAAAACCCTGTATGTTTTCTcagaaaaccaaaggaaaagagaCTTCAGTGTCCAGTGATGGTGTTGAGAGGTCAAGTGAGGTAAGGACAGGAAATGTCCTTCAGGTTAGTGATGCGGAGCTTTCACCTCAGTGACAGCTGTATCACTACCATAATGAGGGCGGAAACTAGAATAGGAAGGACTGAGAAGCAGGGGCAGAATATGAAGACAGTAAACCTGTCTTCAGTTTcttaggtttttattttgttctgaaggggagaggggaaggagggtagTCACTAAAGGATTATGCAGGGAAATTGGTGGGGGAAATCCAGTTGAGAAAGACGTTGAATATACAAGAGAAGAGTGAGCATCAATTTTCTGAGTTACAGGAGAGAATCCAAAGCATGGGTGGAAGGATTGGCCCTACTCACTCCTTTTGTCAGCACTTGTTTAATTAAACAACTAGTATATGCcaaactctgtgccaggcacacagcagcaAACCCGCCAGACATAACACCCAGCCTTGTGGAGCTTAGATTCTAGTGGCAAGAGGCTGGCAGTAACTGTAAATAAATAAGATCGTTTCATGTGGTGTTAGCTGATATATAAAAAACGATACAGGGAGTAACTATGGAAGAAAGTTTTTGTACTTGTGTTCAGTGttagaaatcatttttttaattgtgataaaatacacataaagtttaccatcttaagtatttttaagtatatagttagtcatgttaagtatattcacattgttgtgtagccacgctccagaactttttcatcttgcaaaattgataCTCTGTAGCCATTAAACTCCTTTTTCTGTCCTCCCCTtcagcacctggcaaccaccattttattttctgtctctagaaatatgactactttagataccttgTATCAGTGGaatcagtatttgtctttttgtgactggcttacttcattTGGCATgcatgtcctcaaggttcatccatgtggtagcatgtaaCAAGATCTCCTtactttctatggctgaataatattccattgtatatatagaccacatttAAGATAATAATTTTTTAGCAACAATACCCTAGTGATACTTTagtataagtatatatttaaaaattaattcattttttatctgaaattcaaatgtatcTGGGAATCTTGCATTTTATCCAGTTACCAAAATTGAAAACACAGGCTTAGTCAATAAGGGTTACAATCTTTTTTAACTGATTCCTTTCTCCAGTGCTAAGTCTCTAGGTAACAGAGGCTTAAAGAAGCTCCAgagactggggtggggggaggggcggggttaaaagcaaataaaaagattctagcaaaaggagagagaaaaggttgACGTGGTCGGGATAGAGTGCCACTATATTAAAGAAAAGCTATTGTTGCCTATTAAGACGTCAGAGTGCAGGGTCAAAAAGCAAAGGCCTTGAGGACACCCGTCATGGGTTCTGGCCTGAGACCAATCACTGAGAGTCCGTGGGCGAGTTACTCGACCTATCTGAGCCTGCTttcacatttgtaaaataggaaaacaCAGCGCCCTGCTAGGGTTGTCGTGAAATTAGATAAGGTGGGCAAAAGCTTCTAGTGCCCAGCCAGCATGACTTATCGCTCCTCTTTCCCATACTTTTACTGCTTTTCTGGATTTTTAAGAAATAGGGTCAGAGTAAGCCACAAGGGCTTTAAAAAGCCTGCTGGTGGCTGAAAACACCCTTGGCCGTCACCTCTCCTGCAAGACTAGAAAGGACCTAGTTAGAAACTTTTGTCCTTAAAATTCTCCCCAGTCCATTGGCAAAATTTCTCCCATTTGGACTTCACGTTGTGGCGTAAGGTTTTGAACCGTGTTAAAAATCAAGCCTCATCAAAAGGTGTGGCCCTCTGATCGGTCCTTTGGGCTTGGTCTGGGAACATGTTTGCACAACCCGACTCCAGAAAACCCGGGGATTCAGCGTGCTGGCAGGAGGCGAGGCGGGAGCGGAAGCCgctccggccccgccccggccgcccgggcagccccgccccctcccgccaggccccgcctccccctcccccgctccGCCGCGCTTTTTCTGGGCgggctctcctctcctggcctgaGAATTGGCAGCCACACTGGAGCCGGCTGTATGGACACGGGCTGGGAGCCGGGGGCGGTGGGCGCCTCGCTGCTGCTGTGCGCCGCGCTGCTGGGGGCGGGCTGCGCGTTGGGCCTGCGCCTGGGCcgcgggcggggggcggcggACCGCGGGGCGCTCGCCTGGCTCTGCTACGACGCCCTGGTGCACTTCGCACTGGTAAGTGCAGTCGCCCCGGGCCCCCCAAACGCCGGCGGAGCCCGCCTCCCTCGGGATCCTTCCCTCCCGCTCCCCAGGGAGTTTCCTGGAAAGCACGGGGACGAGTTGGCCGCCCCATCCCCTACGGCGGGAAGCCCGCGGAGCCCGGGAGGTACCTGGAGGCCGTGGTACTCGAGGCCTTGTGGCCGGTTGCGGCACCTCTCGGAGTTCCCGACTCTACAGAGAGCACAGCTTCCCCAGTGGTGCCAATTCCTCtagcaaacaaaaaacagaaccCCCTGAAAGTTGTTATTTCTGTACCGTGTTATGTTGGTGTGATTTTAAGCTACTCAAAGCCTTTGGCTTGCTTAACTTTGGAACCTGCACATAAATGTTGAACCGAAAATAATTGGGAGTGAGGTCGTTTCTGAGGGCTCCAGAGGAGCGGGCAGAGGTGATGCGGCCGCGTGGAGTCCGAGGACCGAGGCCTGCTCCCAGACAGAAGAACCCGCGTGCCTTATCACCGTTATTGAGTAATTGCTGTGTGCAGACACACTACTGTGTTTAAAATTTCTGATCTTTACAGCATCCTATAAACTAGTTATTGTCCCTATTTTCCAAGGAGAAAACAGGCCCTGCGAAGTTAGGTGACTTGACAATGCCACACAGCTGACATGCTGGAGTTAATTTGTTGTGGCTTCTTTACATGGCGCCAAGCTTTAGGAAACTCGTCCCTAAAAGTTCAAGCCACTTTATAAATAGCCAGGAGGGT
Above is a genomic segment from Equus caballus isolate H_3958 breed thoroughbred chromosome 17, TB-T2T, whole genome shotgun sequence containing:
- the EBPL gene encoding emopamil-binding protein-like isoform X1, which produces MFAQPDSRKPGDSACWQEARRERKPLRPRPGRPGSPAPSRQAPPPPPPLRRAFSGRALLSWPENWQPHWSRLYGHGLGAGGGGRLAAAVRRAAGGGLRVGPAPGPRAGGGGPRGARLALLRRPGALRTGKEYGKADARWLYFDPTIVSLEMLTVVVDGSLALVLIYAIVKEKYYRHFIQITLCVCELYGGWMTFAPDWLMGSPNLNTNNWLYFWVYLVFFNSVWVLIPGLLLWQSLVELKKMHFKGTSSRKKFQ